In the genome of Pseudanabaena mucicola str. Chao 1806, the window ATGCGCGATCTCAGTTGAGAGTTACTTCGTCAGGTCGGGGTCTAACCAGTCGTTGGAGCGCCGGTTTGAGGTCTTCTTGTCTGCGTTCTAGTTCTCTCGCCACCGCTCAACTAACCCGTTAGACCGCAAGAGCCAAAAAACAATTCATAATCAGTATTGAAAAACACATGAGAATGCCCAACAGATCGATGAGGTCTCGCACACCAAACAAAGCAGCTTTAGTTTTAGCTATTTGCTTCACCATATTGAGCATTAATTTTTTTGATCCATTAACTGCGAATGCTTGTGGAAGATTTGATGTTGCTTGTAAAGCTAGAAAAGCAAGAGACGAAGCTAAAAAAGCAGCATACAGGACGAATATTTACTATGTTCAAGCATTAGCAGCTACAAAACTCGCCAAACGAAAAGGTGTAATCAGGGGTAGTGATTGCCGCGATATAGTTGAAACTGGATCTTGGGCTGGAGATGGAGCGGCGGCGGCATCTGGTGTGGCATTATCAATATCTGGACTTGTGGTAAAGATGCTGGGAATTTAATGTGTAGTGATGCAGGAATGTAAGCAATTTATGTTGCTGTACAGGAAATCCGTATTTACATCCTAATCCAGATGTAGGGTGCGTTAATGAAAATTTACGCACCTTATTTTTGCCTAAACGAACACAATTTTTAGAGTAGTTTTCGGTCAGTGCGATCGCTGATCTTGTAGGGTGCGTTAACGAAATGTAACGCGCCTTATTTGTTGCAAGTGTTAAGCGTAAGACTCTCCAAGCTAGAATAGATGGGTCAAGTCGCAACAAGGTCAAATGTATGGCAGTTCGTCAACGACGTTACAGCAAAGAAGAATTAGCTCGGCGTGGGCAAGAATTTTATGATGCAGGGAGTAGTGAATCGACGTTCTGAAGCCACAATTCTTGTAATGCGATCGCTGGTGATTTCAACGATAATGAGATTTTAGATAGTTTGGAAACATTCTTGGGTATGTAAAAGCTATGGAAGTTAAAGAAATTAAAATCTGTGTTGATGCAGAATCGGCAAAAATTTATGAATCAGCTATATTTGCTGATCGACAAAAGCTTGATGCTCTTCTTAGCTTGAGGCTGAAAGAATTTGCCAGAAAACGCCGACCACTAGAGGCTGTGATGAGCGATATTAGTCGTAAAGCACAAGCTAGAGGGTTAACTCCAGAAATTTTAAATAATTTGCTGAGTGAATAAAGTGCGATACGTTTTTGATACCAACGTGATTATTAGCTCAGTGCTATTTGAGGTTAGTAAGCCTGACTTAGCAATTAGATATGCACTTCAAAACGGCAACATCTTGTTCTCATTAGAACTAATAGAAGAGCTTGACGAGGTTCTCAGTCGTGCAAAATTCAGAAAATATATCACAGATGAAGAGAGAGAAGAATTTTTAGATGGCTTCATAGATAGGGGAATATTGATTAAAGTAGTAGATGTTGTCAAGGAGTGCCGTGATCCCAAAGATGATAAGATTTTAGAGTTATCTCTTAGCGGTAAAGCTGATTTGATCATCAGTGGAGATAAGGATCTATTGATTCTCGATCCGTTTCGCTCAATTGCAATAAAATCTGTTGATCAGTTTCTAAAAAGCATTGGTTATGATGCACCAAACAAAGAGGCATAACACATCACTGCACCCGACCGTAATTTAAAATTATTGCAATCATCCAAAGTTAGTGACGGCGAGTGAGTTTAGCCGTTATGCCTAACCGATACGCTCATTAAAGTTGTCTATTATCAGCCAAGTTTAAGCAAGCAAAAATTATCTGCTTCGTTGATGAGTTCCGAGAGATGATCGGCGATCGCAAAGATAAATAATTGATAAGCGATCGGTGCATAACACATCATTGGAGCGGACAATAATCAGAGTAAATTGTGCTTAGTTGAACGGAATCTATTGCCTCTCAATTAAGCCGTTAGACTCCACGGAGATATGTCATGCGCGTCCTCGATCAGGTGGTTGCCCTCAACCTGTCGCTAGTTATGGCTCATCAGGCGGACGCAGCGTACTGGAAGGAGTGGGAAATGTTTGGACTCCCCGGTGGAATCCAGCTTTTCACTCTCTTCAACCTTGCCGCATTTATTCTCTTGCTGTGGTGCTTTGTGGCAGTGGTTACACGCAAGCGTTCAGGGCTAAGAGGCTCATTCGTTATCGCTGCGCTTTCGGGAGTTGTCCTACCGATTCATGCTGCCTTTGGTCTCGCTGGCTTCACACAGTTTCATCTGCCCGTCTCCATCGCAATAATCGTCGGTACCTTTGGCATCTCCCTTTTGCAAGCAAACCTTACATGGCGCGCTCGTTCAGAATTTACGGTTGAGACCTAGCATCTCGTTCAATCGGACTTGCAACGGCGTTCCTGCGCCGAGCGTCATTTCATTCTCCCTCGGCTTCGTAACTCTGTCTCAAGCTGGTTAATTCAAACGTTAGGTTGACTGAGATCTTGCACCATTCCCAAAAGCTTTAAGTAGGAATGGGTTTGAGAACAATTTTAAAACCATAACGAGCAGCAATATCAGCATTAATTCGGATGTATCGGAGGAGTTTTAACCAAAGGACAGAAGGGAATAAAACAGAAAGTGTCAAATCAGAGGCAGCCTTCCAGTCCAAGACAGGAGGTGGCGACCATTGAGTACTCCAGTGAGCCAAAAGATAAGCAATCAGAGATAGAATTAGCCAACGAAAAACTCCAAGTTTTGTAGACTGCCCAAAACAATGTAAACCAAAGCGATGTTTAATGGTTTTGAAAAATCCCTCAATCGCCCAACGCTTACGACCCAACATCACCAGATAAGCACCCGAATAAGGATGAGAAGAAATCACAAAGCGTAACTCTCGTTTGCTATCAGCTCTTTTGAGCCAGAACCAAGAGATGGTAAATGTGGTACTTAGCCCTTCGAGTAAAACTTGTTGCCCCCGTTTGCCATGACGATAAAGTTGTTTGACCGAACGCCCATCTTGAAGCTTACGATTGCAGCGTATGCCCACAACAACTCGCCAAGCCTTTGCTCGGACTGTATTTAAAAACTTGACTGTGCAAAACTCAGTATCAGCAAGAACAATTACTTTCCTGCCTTGGGTTAATCGCTTTGGCACTGTTCCCAACAATTTACAAGCTAAGTCTGATGGACTCGCATATCCCTTGCCGCGCCACACTCTAAAACTCCATGGTATTCGCCACTCACCGTAGACTAGATAAAGTAAGACTAGATGAAGTCCTCGCTTACCGTTGAGCATCCTTACCCATGGGGCTGAGCCGTCAGCCGTCGAGGTATTTAGATGCAAAAACTTGCCGCATTTTGTCAATGTGGTCAAGTCAATCAAGATCTTCA includes:
- a CDS encoding putative toxin-antitoxin system toxin component, PIN family, whose protein sequence is MNKVRYVFDTNVIISSVLFEVSKPDLAIRYALQNGNILFSLELIEELDEVLSRAKFRKYITDEEREEFLDGFIDRGILIKVVDVVKECRDPKDDKILELSLSGKADLIISGDKDLLILDPFRSIAIKSVDQFLKSIGYDAPNKEA
- a CDS encoding transposase; this encodes MESIVKHAQRLVYSLLSFMPSVYQKASLNAILGLFLEAQGHPLPQHTQVKSASSLSRFQNHYNWSTRSVIRITRQIILEQIAQHRPYKGSPLKILIDLTTLTKCGKFLHLNTSTADGSAPWVRMLNGKRGLHLVLLYLVYGEWRIPWSFRVWRGKGYASPSDLACKLLGTVPKRLTQGRKVIVLADTEFCTVKFLNTVRAKAWRVVVGIRCNRKLQDGRSVKQLYRHGKRGQQVLLEGLSTTFTISWFWLKRADSKRELRFVISSHPYSGAYLVMLGRKRWAIEGFFKTIKHRFGLHCFGQSTKLGVFRWLILSLIAYLLAHWSTQWSPPPVLDWKAASDLTLSVLFPSVLWLKLLRYIRINADIAARYGFKIVLKPIPT
- a CDS encoding DUF6713 family protein; amino-acid sequence: MRVLDQVVALNLSLVMAHQADAAYWKEWEMFGLPGGIQLFTLFNLAAFILLLWCFVAVVTRKRSGLRGSFVIAALSGVVLPIHAAFGLAGFTQFHLPVSIAIIVGTFGISLLQANLTWRARSEFTVET